One Eublepharis macularius isolate TG4126 chromosome 6, MPM_Emac_v1.0, whole genome shotgun sequence DNA segment encodes these proteins:
- the NPY4R2 gene encoding neuropeptide Y receptor type 4-2: MNRTTVIPSQSNWSFPYDVLGCGNTTDITIFLATSYSLETVLGVLGNVCLIGILARQKEKAIATNVLITNLIASELVMCVFCLPVTVVTVLLHYWIFGEAMCKMAAFIQCTSLTVSILSLVLIAVERHQLIINPTGWRPNLSQAYHGIVATWIFASLLSLPFVTNSTLSDGVFKRYAGMMGSYADKAVCTCAWSSEEYRLTYATALLLLQYCFPLAVILVCYLRIYRRLQKRKGMFEKSEHSRRMIHLTRVNILLASMVAAFAICWLPLHVFNGIDDWNYKLIPHCFHDLIFSLCHLTGMASACVNPIIYGFLNKNFKKEVKALILNCHHRSSEQEYKHLPLPTMQTEASKGSLRLSGQQTPI; this comes from the coding sequence ATGAATAGGACCACGGTGATCCCATCCCAAAGCAACTGGAGTTTCCCCTATGATGTTCTAGGCTGTGGGAACACCACAGACATTACCATCTTTCTAGCCACCTCGTATAGTTTGGAGACCGTCTTGGGCGTTTTAGGCAACGTGTGTTTGATCGGTATCCTAGCCAGGCAGAAGGAGAAAGCCATTGCCACCAACGTCCTGATCACCAATCTGATAGCTTCGGAGCTGGTCATGTGCGTCTTCTGCCTGCCCGTCACTGTTGTCACAGTCTTGCTGCACTACTGGATCTTCGGGGAGGCCATGTGTAAAATGGCTGCGTTTATCCAATGCACATCCCTGACGGTATCCATCCTCTCTCTTGTCCTGATTGCTGTAGAAAGACACCAGCTCATCATCAACCCAACAGGCTGGAGGCCTAATCTCTCTCAAGCTTACCATGGCATTGTGGCCACTTGGATCTTTGCTTCTCTCTTGTCCTTGCCGTTCGTGACCAATTCTACTTTGAGCGACGGTGTCTTCAAGCGATATGCCGGCATGATGGGTTCGTATGCTGATAAGGCCGTCTGCACTTGCGCCTGGTCTTCCGAGGAGTACAGGCTCACCTACGCCacggcgctgctgctgctgcagtactGCTTCCCCCTTGCAGTTATCCTGGTGTGCTACCTGCGGATCTACCGTCGCCTCCAGAAAAGAAAGGGGATGTTTGAGAAGAGCGAGCACAGCCGCCGGATGATTCACTTGACGCGCGTCAACATCCTCCTCGCTTCCATGGTGGCTGCCTTTGCCATCTGCTGGCTGCCATTGCATGTTTTCAACGGCATCGATGACTGGAACTACAAGCTTATCCCCCACTGCTTCCATGACTTGATCTTCTCCCTGTGCCATCTGACGGGCATGGCTTCTGCCTGTGTTAACCCAATCATTTATGGGTTTTTGAACAAAAACTTCAAGAAGGAAGTAAAGGCTCTGATCCTCAATTGCCACCACCGTTCTTCTGAGCAAGAATACAAACATCTGCCTCTACCCACCATGCAGACCGAAGCTTCAAAGGGTTCCCTGAGGCTAAGTGGCCAACAGACTCCCATCTAG